Proteins encoded by one window of Haliotis asinina isolate JCU_RB_2024 chromosome 6, JCU_Hal_asi_v2, whole genome shotgun sequence:
- the LOC137287261 gene encoding cytochrome P450 3A29-like produces the protein MEIFGLVDVPLYFLLCLAATVLIYIYGRWNYNFFKKQGISGPEPTCLFGNNTGANFGHDLNAWSKRYGGVYGIFFGRSPAYVISDLEMLKEIMVKSFENFRNRVVLPAPYPMNRALVFLEDAAWKRVRNTITPTFTGVKLRRMCGPINNCARTLATNFSKVKGKNDGVNVKQYFGAFSMDVICQTAFGIKVDSQTDFNHPFVVHAKRLFNPPKLGLALSVLSAAVPALEPVISKLGLGVFRKSDIAFFENITNEIIQQRRIDKTRHQEGTDFLQMMMDASLEEGQNDSNANGQAVKHSVRHLSTEEVVAQCILFFVAGYETTGSSLSFISYNLAMHPDVQEKAYREIKEMLGNEEPNYDNIGKLKYLDNVMTETLRLYPPAYIFDRTVSETAQIKGLTFTKGQSIFIPVMAIHRNPQLYENPDSFKPERYQDQEKNMAFQAFGFGPRTCIGMRLALLELKVALIHVLKAVRFDPMPDTPKVLTFAQNPNVLQAEKDIILKVSPRC, from the exons ATGGAGATCTTCGGGCTTGTGGATGTACCGCTGTATTTCCTACTGTGCTTGGCGGCCACAGTGCTGATCTACAT atatggaagATGGAACTACAATTTCTTCAAGAAGCAGGGCATTTCAGGACCAGAGCCAACGTGCTTGTTTGGAAACAACACTGGTGCG aatttcGGACATGATCTGAACGCCTGGAGTAAACGATATGGAGGTGTATATGG TATCTTCTTTGGAAGATCTCCCGCCTATGTCATCTCAGATCTTGAAATGCTGAAAGAGATTATGGTCAAGAGTTTTGAAAACTTCAGAAACCGGGTG GTACTTCCAGCGCCCTATCCCATGAATCGTGCTTTGGTTTTCTTGGAAGATGCTGCGTGGAAGAGAGTCAGAAATACCATTACTCCTACATTCACTGGCGTCAAACTGAGGCGG ATGTGCGGACCCATCAACAATTGTGCAAGGACTCTTGCAACAAATTTCTCGAAAGTCAAGGGAAAAAACGACGGGGTTAATGTAAAACA ATATTTTGGGGCTTTCTCCATGGATGTGATTTGCCAGACTGCCTTTGGGATTAAGGTTGATTCACAAACTGATTTCAACCACCCGTTTGTCGTTCATGCAAAAAGGTTATTCAACCCACCAAAGCTGGGACTGGCATTGTCTGTATTGTCAG CTGCTGTTCCAGCACTTGAGCCAGTCATCAGTAAGCTCGGGTTGGGAGTCTTCCGAAAATCAGACATCGCCTTTTTTGAGAACATCACCAATGAAATAATACAACAGCGGCGGATTGATAAAACACGCCACCAAGAG GGAACAGACTTCCTCCAAATGATGATGGATGCTTCGTTAGAGGAGGGGCAAAATGACAGCAATGCTAATGGTCAAGCGGTCAAGCATTCAGTCAGGC ATCTATCGACGGAGGAAGTAGTTGCTCAGTGCATTCTGTTCTTCGTCGCTGGTTACGAAACGACTGGGTCATCCCTTTCTTTTATATCTTACAACCTGGCAATGCACCCGGATGTACAGGAGAAGGCCTACAGAGAAATCAAAGAAATGTTGGGAAAT GAGGAACCAAACTATGACAACATTGGGAAACTGAAGTATCTGGACAACGTGATGACAGAGACGCTCAGACTCTACCCCCCGGCCTATAT atTTGACCGAACTGTTTCTGAGACAGCTCAAATCAAGGGCCTGACTTTCACAAAAGGTCAAAGTATCTTCATTCCTGTGATGGCTATACACAGAAATCCTCAGCTGTACGAGAATCCTGATTCTTTCAAACCAGAAAG GTATCAGGATCAAGAAAAAAACATGGCTTTCCAAGCTTTCGGATTTGGCCCCAGGACCTGCATTGGGATGCGTCTCGCCTTGCTTGAGCTGAAAGTAGCCTTGATTCATGTTCTGAAGGCTGTGAGGTTTGACCCTATGCCCGACACACCG AAAGTACTGACGTTTGCTCAGAATCCAAACGTCCTTCAAGCCGAAAAGGACATCATACTGAAGGTGTCTCCCAGATGTTGA
- the LOC137287276 gene encoding cytochrome P450 3A29-like — protein sequence MEILGLVDVPLDLLLCLAATVLIYIYGRWNYNFFKKQGVPGPEPMYSFGNIIGPNFGHDLYAWSKLYGSVFGIFFGRSPAYVISDLEILKEVMVKSFDNFRNRTVVPVPYPLNLGLVFLEDDAWKRVRNTISPTFTGVKLRRMCGAINDCAKTLTTNFSKVMGKNNRVNMKGYFGAFSMDVICQTAFGIKVDSQTDFNHPFVVHAQKLFRPSKLAMAASVLSAVVPVLEPVFNKLGVGVFPPKDVAFFEKVTGEMMQQRRNDTTRRQEGTDFLQMMMDASIEEGQDDSNANGQTVKHSVRHLSTEEVVAQCILFFIAGYETTGSTLSFLSYNLAMNPDVQERMYSEIKEILGNEGHNYDNIGKLKYLDSVISETLRLYPPGFVLDRTVCETTQIKGLTFTKGQNIFIPVMAIHRNPQLYEDPDSFKPERFEDQDKTMAFQAFGFGPRICIGMRLAMVELKVALINVLKAVRFERLPDTPEVLTFAQNSNVLQTEKDIMLKVTPRC from the exons ATATGGAAGATGGAACTACAATTTCTTCAAGAAGCAGGGTGTTCCAGGGCCAGAACCAATGTATTCTTTTGGAAACATCATTGGTCCG aatttcgGACATGATCTGTACGCCTGGAGTAAGCTGTATGGAAGTGTTTTTGG TATCTTCTTTGGAAGATCTCCCGCCTATGTTATCTCGGATCTTGAAATTCTGAAAGAGGTTATGGTCAAGAGTTTTGACAATTTCAGAAACCGGACG gTGGTTCCAGTGCCCTACCCCTTAAATTTAGGTTTGGTTTTCTTGGAAGATGATGCGTGGAAGAGAGTGAGAAATACCATTTCTCCCACGTTCACTGGTGTCAAACTGAGGCGG ATGTGCGGAGCCATCAACGATTGTGCAAAGACTCTTACAACAAATTTCTCGAAAGTCATGGGGAAAAACAACCGAGTAAATATGAAAG GATACTTTGGAGCTTTCTCTATGGATGTGATTTGCCAGACTGCCTTTGGGATTAAAGTGGATTCACAAACTGATTTCAACCATCCGTTTGTCGTTCACGCTCAGAAGTTATTCAGACCATCAAAGCTGGCAATGGCAGCCTCAGTATTGTCAG CTGTTGTTCCAGTACTTGAACCAGTCTTTAATAAGCTCGGCGTGGGAGTCTTTCCACCAAAAGACGTTGCGTTCTTTGAGAAGGTCACCGGTGAAATGATGCAACAGCGGCGGAATGATACAACACGCCGCCAAGAG GGAACAGACTTCCTCCAAATGATGATGGATGCTTCGATAGAGGAGGGGCAAGATGACAGCAATGCTAATGGTCAAACGGTCAAGCATTCAGTCAGGC ATCTGTCGACGGAAGAAGTAGTTGCTCAGTGCATACTATTCTTTATCGCTGGTTACGAAACTACTGGGTCCACCCTTTCTTTCTTATCTTACAACCTGGCCATGAACCCGGATGTACAGGAGAGGATGTACAGTGAAATCAAAGAAATATTGGGAAAT GAGGGACATAACTATGACAACATAGGGAAATTGAAGTATCTGGACAGCGTGATCTCAGAGACGCTCAGGCTCTACCCGCCGGGTTTTGT ACTTGACCGAACCGTTTGTGAGACCACTCAAATCAAGGGCCTGACTTTCACTAAGGGTCAAAATATCTTCATTCCTGTGATGGCTATACACAGAAATCCTCAGCTGTACGAGGATCCTGATTCCTTCAAGCCAGAAAG GTTTGAAGATCAAGACAAAACTATGGCCTTCCAAGCTTTCGGATTTGGCCCCAGGATCTGCATTGGGATGCGGCTTGCCATGGTTGAGCTTAAAGTAGCCTTGATTAATGTTCTGAAAGCTGTGAGATTTGAGCGTCTGCCCGACACACCG GAAGTATTGACGTTTGCTCAGAATTCAAACGTTCTTCAGACAGAGAAAGACATTATGCTGAAGGTGACTCCCAGATGTTGA